From one Gallionella capsiferriformans ES-2 genomic stretch:
- a CDS encoding fimbria/pilus outer membrane usher protein → MGTILYSQSAGYFARAEVLEQWGLNPVDSTPVKSMNVDYYPLSFAQGYRFKLDEANQELALEFDPAAFKPNIFASQQERTVSSLQETGGFLNYDFYGTNNRSSNLNQTQINGQFELGLFNRWGAGLSNFVGQNLYSNLNQVNLSPRLIRLETNWTRDFSEERRSLVLGDANGRSSIWGRPVKFAGIQFGTNFATQPGFVTIPLPAFTGEAALPSMAEVYINGNRQMSQAITPGPFQINNFPVITGSGEAKIVVKDMLGKEQVITQPFYLTPNLLRPGVEDYTVELGLIRNNFGLENANYGRPMLVGTQRRGLSDKLTTEWRLEVLPDQKTAGLAATYIPPVSLALTAAAAVSNSQIGNGNYFLLGVDHQAFGGINFGVRAQSASNHFTQLGLSVPGQMQRLTANMGFYTGLGSFGISYTYQKTGVLPIGEYITTSYSKSIGGKASVSLSLFSALSGPANQMVSLFLAYPLDNGIFASTNFISQQGAQNTTVQMQKSAPFGAGIGFRALAGGGQVEREEAGITLQTDYGSYIFDVGRMGRLNSYRFTANGSVTFLQGNVLMSRRSYDSFVLAQVPGFANVPVYLNGQLAAHTDRDGNAILPGLPSYQKSRITIDTKDLPIEAQIETSEAYATPHYRSGVSLKFSVQLSIGALVRFVAENGQPLPNGTVITIEGSTDEFQVALLGEAYLTGLAKKSRIKASWNNQQCDLEINLPENPGPLPHIGPLLCKGIQP, encoded by the coding sequence ATGGGAACGATCCTCTATTCGCAATCGGCTGGGTATTTTGCGCGGGCAGAGGTTCTTGAACAATGGGGATTGAATCCAGTTGATTCAACACCGGTCAAATCGATGAATGTAGATTATTACCCGCTAAGCTTCGCCCAAGGGTATCGATTTAAACTCGACGAGGCCAATCAGGAGCTGGCGCTTGAATTTGACCCTGCCGCATTTAAGCCCAACATCTTTGCGAGTCAGCAGGAGCGCACAGTGTCTAGCCTGCAGGAGACGGGTGGCTTTTTAAACTATGATTTTTATGGCACAAACAACCGTTCGAGTAACTTGAATCAAACGCAAATTAACGGTCAATTTGAACTGGGTCTGTTTAACCGTTGGGGCGCGGGGCTGAGTAATTTTGTCGGTCAGAATTTATACAGTAATTTGAATCAGGTAAATCTATCGCCTAGGCTAATCAGGCTCGAAACCAACTGGACCCGGGATTTTTCGGAAGAGCGCAGGAGTCTCGTGTTGGGCGATGCCAATGGCAGAAGCAGCATTTGGGGGCGGCCTGTCAAATTTGCCGGGATTCAGTTCGGCACCAATTTTGCAACACAACCGGGCTTTGTGACGATTCCGCTGCCGGCCTTTACAGGAGAGGCGGCGCTCCCTAGCATGGCCGAGGTGTATATCAACGGTAATCGTCAGATGAGTCAGGCCATCACCCCGGGCCCTTTTCAGATCAATAATTTTCCCGTTATCACAGGATCCGGTGAGGCAAAAATCGTCGTCAAAGATATGCTGGGGAAGGAGCAGGTGATTACTCAACCATTCTATCTGACACCTAATTTATTGCGTCCCGGCGTCGAGGATTACACGGTTGAACTGGGCTTAATACGCAATAACTTTGGACTCGAGAATGCGAATTATGGCAGGCCGATGCTAGTCGGAACGCAAAGGCGAGGGCTGAGCGATAAACTGACTACAGAGTGGCGCCTAGAAGTGTTGCCGGATCAAAAAACGGCGGGATTAGCGGCGACCTATATTCCCCCGGTATCGCTGGCGCTCACCGCCGCCGCCGCAGTCAGTAACAGCCAGATTGGCAATGGCAATTATTTTTTGCTGGGTGTGGATCATCAGGCGTTTGGCGGAATCAACTTTGGTGTGCGTGCGCAGTCAGCCAGTAATCACTTTACTCAGTTAGGTCTTAGCGTGCCGGGTCAGATGCAGCGACTGACGGCGAATATGGGGTTTTATACGGGACTAGGGTCCTTTGGTATTAGCTATACCTACCAGAAAACCGGCGTGTTGCCGATAGGCGAATACATAACGACGAGCTATTCAAAATCGATAGGTGGCAAGGCCTCCGTTTCGTTGTCCTTGTTTAGTGCGCTCAGCGGGCCTGCCAATCAAATGGTCAGCTTGTTTTTAGCGTATCCGCTGGATAATGGCATTTTTGCCAGCACTAACTTCATTTCGCAGCAGGGCGCGCAAAATACGACGGTGCAGATGCAAAAAAGTGCCCCCTTCGGTGCCGGTATCGGTTTTAGAGCACTGGCAGGCGGCGGTCAGGTCGAACGCGAGGAGGCCGGCATAACCCTGCAGACCGACTATGGTAGCTATATTTTTGATGTCGGGCGCATGGGGCGCCTGAACAGTTATCGCTTCACCGCTAACGGCAGCGTCACATTTTTGCAAGGGAATGTGTTGATGTCACGTCGGTCATACGATAGCTTTGTGTTAGCTCAAGTGCCGGGATTTGCAAACGTACCGGTTTATTTGAATGGACAACTTGCCGCGCACACCGATCGTGACGGGAATGCCATTTTGCCCGGACTGCCTTCCTATCAAAAAAGCAGGATTACCATCGACACGAAGGATTTGCCGATTGAGGCGCAAATCGAAACAAGCGAGGCGTACGCGACGCCGCATTACCGCAGCGGCGTCAGCCTGAAGTTTTCAGTCCAGCTCTCTATAGGCGCGCTGGTCAGATTCGTTGCCGAGAATGGTCAGCCCTTGCCCAATGGCACGGTCATCACCATAGAGGGCAGCACGGATGAATTTCAGGTCGCTTTACTGGGCGAGGCCTATCTGACCGGGTTGGCGAAGAAGAGTCGGATCAAGGCCAGTTGGAACAACCAGCAGTGCGACCTTGAAATCAATCTGCCGGAAAATCCGGGGCCCTTGCCGCATATCGGTCCCTTGTTATGTAAAGGAATACAGCCGTGA
- the hypD gene encoding hydrogenase formation protein HypD, which produces MKYIDEFRDGTLAGRIADNIAATVNPARDYRLMEFCGGHTHAISRYGLADLLPSCVQLIHGPGCPVCVLPIGRVDQAIRLACEAGVILCTYADLMRVPASDHLTLMRARAQGADVRMIYSTQDALTIAREHPDREVVFLAIGFETTTPATAVAIVEAAAQKLKNFSILCNHVLTPAAMHAIVAGGVALDGFIGPAHVSTVIGSQPYEVFADVYAKPVVIAGFEPLDVMQAILMLVRQINEGRASVENEFTRAVSRAGNLKAQALVAQVFELRDTFDWRGLGSLPHSALKLRAEFSAYDAEVKFSAAYRPVSDHKACECAAILRGEKTPSQCRIFGTVCTPENPVGSCMVSSEGACAAYYSYGRFRGEAT; this is translated from the coding sequence ATGAAATACATCGACGAATTTCGCGACGGCACCTTGGCCGGGCGTATTGCTGACAACATTGCGGCAACAGTGAACCCCGCGCGCGACTATCGCCTGATGGAGTTCTGCGGCGGACATACACATGCCATATCCCGTTATGGACTAGCGGATTTGCTGCCATCCTGTGTGCAACTGATCCATGGTCCCGGATGCCCTGTGTGCGTGTTGCCGATCGGTCGGGTGGATCAGGCGATCCGCTTGGCGTGCGAGGCGGGTGTCATCCTGTGCACTTACGCCGATCTGATGCGGGTACCTGCCTCAGATCATCTGACGCTGATGCGTGCCCGTGCTCAGGGCGCCGACGTGCGTATGATCTATTCGACTCAGGATGCACTTACGATTGCGCGCGAGCATCCGGATCGGGAAGTTGTGTTTCTGGCGATCGGTTTTGAGACCACCACGCCTGCGACTGCCGTTGCGATTGTTGAGGCGGCAGCTCAGAAGCTTAAAAATTTCAGTATTCTGTGCAATCATGTGTTGACCCCGGCGGCAATGCACGCGATTGTTGCGGGCGGCGTGGCGCTGGACGGTTTTATTGGCCCGGCACACGTATCCACCGTGATTGGCAGCCAGCCCTACGAGGTATTCGCCGATGTCTATGCCAAGCCTGTGGTGATCGCCGGATTCGAGCCGCTGGACGTAATGCAGGCCATTTTGATGCTGGTTCGTCAGATCAACGAAGGACGTGCCAGTGTTGAAAATGAATTTACCCGCGCGGTCAGCCGGGCAGGTAACCTGAAGGCGCAGGCGCTGGTGGCGCAGGTGTTCGAATTGCGCGATACGTTCGACTGGCGCGGTCTGGGGTCTTTGCCGCACAGCGCGTTAAAGCTGCGTGCGGAATTTTCGGCCTATGACGCGGAAGTGAAATTTTCCGCAGCCTATCGTCCCGTGTCAGATCATAAGGCCTGCGAATGCGCCGCCATTTTACGCGGTGAAAAAACGCCGTCGCAATGCCGGATTTTCGGCACGGTCTGTACGCCGGAAAATCCGGTCGGCTCATGCATGGTGTCCAGTGAAGGGGCGTGCGCGGCATATTATTCCTACGGGCGATTTCGCGGGGAGGCAACTTGA
- a CDS encoding fimbrial biogenesis chaperone, whose product MRSNFEQYNSAAKFGILAAFFFSTCVEAAQFSVNPVRVYLDGKSKSGSLVVENSSDEVVTIQAMLNSWSQENGLDKIQPTEDLLVSPPIFKVQPKSRQVVRIGFLKTPDATREGSYRLFLQEVPPPRKPDEQGLGVSLRMSLPIFVAPHAGNHQAVLKWTAQPVDDHNLKLSLANSGNAHIQITAISVSLPDGSYLAGSPSMMTYILPGQFHTWDFKTDKPWKTGALRVMVKSDAAAPGVETEVKSE is encoded by the coding sequence ATGAGATCTAATTTTGAACAGTACAATTCAGCGGCCAAGTTTGGAATTTTGGCCGCATTTTTTTTCTCCACCTGTGTTGAAGCTGCACAATTTAGTGTCAATCCGGTGCGCGTCTATCTGGACGGTAAGTCGAAATCAGGTTCTCTGGTTGTTGAAAATTCCAGCGATGAAGTGGTGACGATACAGGCGATGCTCAATTCCTGGTCCCAAGAGAATGGCCTCGATAAAATTCAGCCTACCGAGGACTTACTGGTTTCTCCGCCCATTTTTAAGGTTCAACCCAAGTCCAGGCAAGTGGTGCGAATCGGCTTTTTAAAAACGCCAGATGCGACCCGTGAGGGGAGCTATCGCCTGTTTCTTCAGGAAGTACCGCCACCCAGAAAACCCGACGAACAGGGGTTGGGTGTCTCGCTCAGGATGTCGTTGCCTATTTTTGTGGCGCCTCATGCGGGCAATCACCAGGCTGTGCTCAAATGGACGGCCCAACCCGTTGATGATCACAATCTCAAGCTCTCTTTAGCCAATTCGGGCAATGCACATATTCAAATCACAGCCATTAGCGTCAGCTTGCCGGACGGTTCCTATTTGGCAGGTAGCCCGTCGATGATGACTTATATTCTTCCCGGTCAATTTCATACTTGGGACTTTAAAACAGATAAGCCGTGGAAAACAGGTGCACTGCGTGTGATGGTGAAGTCAGATGCAGCAGCACCCGGGGTGGAGACAGAAGTAAAATCCGAGTGA
- the hypF gene encoding carbamoyltransferase HypF, which yields MARLDQSRMQKDEPAGMTVCAKIRVSGQVQGVGFRPFVYRLAHELALAGWVRNDSCGVEICVEGERERILNLIARLQSEPPKLARIEQVSYELTPQVFDVQGFSILASRGGVMQTSIAPDMAICPDCLAELFNPADRRYRHAFINCIHCGPRYTLTRRMPYDRANTSMDKFVQCPACQREYDDPETRRFHAQPNACPACGPTLQLYDADFQPVETADPLVQTASLLRAGQIVALKGVGGFHLVCMADNQAAVNRLRALKQRDEKPFAVMVLNTRSAQHYGVVSADEAFLLETGERPIVLLGKHPACDEDLPCVAPDLSHIGLLLPYTPLHYLLFHELLGHPDGINWLQQATKIALVMTSANAGGEPLVINDDEARASRLADGYLTHDRDILHRCDDSVMRVVPQAPKFQFIRRARGYTPRRILLPFAAPSVLALGGGLKNTVCVTRGNEAFVSQHIGDLDHAGARAMLDETVTHLCDIFDVEPQCVAHDLHPDCYTSQYAARFAAARGVPMIAVQHHHAHINAICAEYAVTQPVLGLALDGAGWGTDGTSWGGELLRVSGAQFERLGHLAAVALPGGDRAACEPWRMASAALFEMGKGAEILQRFSNQPAAPTVAAMLARGLHCPQSSSMGRLFDIAAGLLGVSQIQHYEGQAAMHLEALAVRQGEVKPLDGGYRLAENGVLDFQSLLRQLASCNDPSFGAALFHATISGGLIAWVSDAAQKTGIGCVALGGGCLLNSLLSEALTSGLSKQGLQVLSAQLLPPNDGGISLGQAWVAINQR from the coding sequence GTGGCTCGACTGGATCAGAGCCGGATGCAAAAGGATGAGCCGGCAGGCATGACGGTTTGCGCTAAAATTCGCGTGTCAGGTCAGGTGCAGGGCGTGGGTTTTCGCCCCTTTGTCTACCGTCTGGCGCATGAATTGGCGTTGGCAGGTTGGGTGCGCAATGACAGTTGCGGGGTTGAAATTTGCGTTGAAGGCGAACGAGAACGCATTTTAAACCTGATCGCGCGCCTGCAAAGTGAGCCACCTAAGCTTGCCCGCATCGAGCAGGTCAGCTACGAACTGACGCCACAGGTATTTGATGTGCAGGGCTTTAGCATTCTGGCCAGTCGGGGCGGAGTGATGCAAACCAGCATTGCGCCCGACATGGCGATTTGCCCTGATTGCCTCGCCGAATTATTCAATCCCGCCGACCGGCGTTACCGTCATGCGTTTATCAACTGCATTCATTGCGGGCCGCGCTACACGCTGACCCGGCGTATGCCCTATGACCGCGCCAACACCAGCATGGACAAATTCGTGCAGTGTCCGGCGTGTCAGCGCGAATATGATGATCCCGAAACGCGTCGCTTTCACGCGCAGCCTAATGCATGTCCTGCTTGCGGTCCTACGCTGCAATTGTACGATGCTGATTTTCAGCCGGTTGAGACGGCGGATCCGCTTGTCCAAACAGCAAGCTTGCTGCGCGCCGGGCAGATTGTCGCCCTCAAAGGGGTGGGCGGATTTCATCTGGTCTGTATGGCAGATAATCAGGCGGCGGTTAACCGGCTGCGCGCTTTAAAGCAGCGCGACGAAAAGCCGTTTGCGGTGATGGTGCTCAACACACGCTCGGCACAACACTATGGGGTGGTCTCGGCGGATGAGGCGTTCCTGCTCGAGACAGGGGAGCGTCCTATCGTGCTGCTCGGTAAACACCCCGCCTGCGATGAAGATTTGCCTTGTGTGGCGCCTGATTTGTCTCATATCGGACTGCTGTTGCCTTATACGCCGTTGCACTACCTGTTGTTTCATGAATTGCTGGGGCACCCCGACGGGATTAACTGGCTACAACAGGCTACGAAGATTGCGCTTGTGATGACCAGCGCCAATGCGGGCGGCGAGCCGCTGGTGATCAATGATGACGAGGCACGAGCCTCCCGTCTGGCGGACGGGTATCTGACCCATGATCGCGATATCCTGCATCGCTGCGACGACAGCGTGATGCGGGTGGTGCCACAGGCGCCAAAATTTCAATTCATTCGCCGGGCACGCGGTTATACGCCGCGCCGGATTCTGTTGCCCTTCGCGGCACCGTCCGTGCTGGCGCTGGGTGGCGGGCTTAAAAATACCGTCTGCGTGACACGGGGGAATGAAGCTTTTGTCTCGCAACACATCGGCGATCTGGATCATGCCGGTGCGCGCGCCATGCTGGATGAAACCGTCACGCACTTGTGCGACATCTTCGATGTTGAGCCACAGTGCGTGGCGCACGACCTGCATCCTGATTGCTATACCAGCCAATATGCGGCAAGGTTTGCCGCCGCGCGCGGTGTGCCGATGATTGCGGTGCAACATCATCATGCGCACATCAATGCGATCTGTGCCGAGTACGCTGTCACTCAGCCCGTCTTGGGATTGGCCTTGGATGGCGCGGGCTGGGGGACAGATGGGACATCTTGGGGCGGTGAGTTGCTGCGGGTATCGGGGGCCCAGTTTGAACGGTTGGGGCATCTGGCCGCTGTGGCGCTGCCGGGCGGGGATCGTGCCGCGTGCGAGCCTTGGCGCATGGCGTCAGCGGCGTTATTTGAGATGGGTAAGGGCGCGGAAATCCTTCAGCGTTTTTCGAATCAGCCGGCAGCCCCCACGGTTGCGGCGATGCTGGCTCGGGGGCTTCATTGTCCTCAAAGTTCCAGCATGGGGCGACTGTTCGATATCGCTGCCGGATTGCTCGGCGTGAGTCAGATTCAGCACTATGAGGGGCAGGCGGCGATGCATCTCGAAGCGCTGGCCGTCAGACAAGGCGAAGTTAAGCCTTTGGACGGCGGCTACAGGCTGGCAGAGAATGGGGTGCTGGATTTTCAGTCCCTCCTTCGCCAGCTCGCCAGCTGCAACGATCCGTCTTTCGGCGCGGCTTTGTTTCATGCGACTATCTCCGGCGGCCTAATCGCCTGGGTATCCGATGCGGCGCAAAAAACGGGTATCGGTTGCGTGGCGCTGGGCGGCGGCTGCTTGCTCAACAGCCTGTTGTCGGAAGCCTTGACAAGTGGTTTGTCGAAACAAGGCTTGCAGGTGTTGAGCGCGCAATTGCTGCCGCCTAATGACGGCGGAATTTCACTTGGACAGGCCTGGGTTGCGATCAATCAGCGCTAA
- the hypB gene encoding hydrogenase nickel incorporation protein HypB, with amino-acid sequence MCVTCGCGVGQTLIGGHVLRQSKKSGATLKFRAPQAIEPLPAVEPAEIQPSRMIKIERDILAKNNDYAAENRRMLADHGIFALNLVSSPGSGKTTLLVKSITALNGGLPLAVIEGDQQTENDAERIRAAGAPAIQINTGRGCHLDALMVGQAMHQLNLSDNSLLLIENVGNLVCPASFDLGEAHKVVILSVTEGEDKPLKYPDMFRAADLMILNKCDLLPYLEFDADLAIDYARRINPELHVIRLSATTGEGMAEWLDWIRAGCKRMSRQA; translated from the coding sequence ATGTGTGTAACGTGTGGTTGTGGCGTCGGTCAGACGCTGATTGGCGGTCATGTGCTTCGTCAGTCCAAAAAATCGGGCGCGACATTGAAATTTCGCGCGCCTCAGGCAATTGAACCTTTGCCGGCAGTTGAACCCGCAGAGATTCAACCCTCGCGCATGATTAAAATCGAGCGCGATATTCTTGCCAAGAACAACGATTATGCCGCTGAGAATCGGCGGATGTTGGCCGATCATGGCATCTTCGCACTCAATCTGGTATCGAGTCCCGGATCTGGCAAAACGACTCTGCTGGTTAAAAGCATTACGGCGCTCAATGGCGGGCTCCCCCTTGCCGTGATCGAGGGCGACCAGCAGACCGAAAATGATGCCGAGCGAATTCGTGCCGCAGGGGCGCCGGCGATTCAGATCAATACCGGACGCGGCTGTCACCTGGATGCACTGATGGTGGGGCAGGCGATGCATCAACTGAACCTGTCTGATAACAGTCTGCTGTTGATTGAAAATGTTGGGAATCTGGTGTGTCCTGCCAGTTTTGATCTGGGCGAGGCGCACAAAGTGGTGATCTTGTCGGTGACCGAAGGGGAAGACAAACCACTCAAGTATCCTGATATGTTTCGCGCTGCCGATCTGATGATCTTGAACAAGTGTGATTTGCTGCCCTACCTTGAGTTTGATGCGGATCTGGCCATCGACTATGCGCGTCGCATCAATCCTGAGTTGCACGTGATACGTCTGTCTGCAACTACTGGCGAGGGAATGGCTGAGTGGCTCGACTGGATCAGAGCCGGATGCAAAAGGATGAGCCGGCAGGCATGA
- a CDS encoding Csu type fimbrial protein, with amino-acid sequence MRFILSVLLACTSCGAEAVCNISVTNVAYGAYTPASYAPLDGMGNISVACDAAQGQAIAYTIVLNSGSSGAYGARKMGYVGYVINYNNYLDAARTKIWGDGNAGSHILSDSYSGVGGLNVRNYTVYGRIFGNQAIPAGNYSDSIIVTLSY; translated from the coding sequence GTGAGATTCATTCTTTCTGTGTTGCTTGCGTGTACGTCCTGCGGTGCGGAAGCGGTCTGCAATATATCCGTCACCAATGTGGCTTACGGCGCTTATACCCCGGCGAGTTACGCACCCCTTGATGGGATGGGAAATATATCGGTCGCGTGCGATGCGGCGCAGGGGCAGGCTATTGCGTATACCATTGTGCTGAACAGCGGAAGCAGCGGCGCGTATGGCGCCCGGAAAATGGGCTATGTCGGGTATGTCATTAATTACAACAACTATCTTGATGCCGCGCGTACGAAAATTTGGGGCGATGGCAATGCGGGAAGTCATATTTTATCTGACAGTTACAGCGGGGTTGGCGGCCTGAATGTCAGAAACTATACGGTTTACGGGCGAATTTTTGGCAATCAGGCAATTCCTGCGGGAAACTATAGCGATTCGATCATCGTGACGCTGAGCTATTGA
- a CDS encoding HypC/HybG/HupF family hydrogenase formation chaperone, translated as MCLAIPARVEQLTAEHSAIVNLGGVRKQISLALLDEVAVGDYVIVHVGYALQRLDVEEAERTLALFAEFNAMTDAPDSSLA; from the coding sequence ATGTGTCTTGCCATACCCGCCCGCGTCGAACAACTCACCGCTGAGCACAGTGCCATCGTCAACCTGGGCGGGGTGCGCAAACAAATCTCACTGGCGCTGCTCGACGAGGTGGCGGTAGGCGACTATGTGATCGTGCATGTCGGCTACGCATTGCAAAGACTCGACGTTGAGGAAGCAGAACGCACGCTGGCGCTGTTCGCTGAATTTAATGCGATGACGGATGCGCCGGACTCATCGCTCGCATGA
- a CDS encoding HupE/UreJ family protein: protein MTLSLRMQSIIFFPLLLVMPELAQAHTGIGEFSGLAHGMLHPFLGLDHLVAMMAVGLWATQLGGRALWLAPSVFVLVMALGGMFGVAVNPPHLIEGGILASLLVLGVLIAASIRLPLYASLALVALFALFHGYAHGAELPHSVSAMNYVLGFMLSTAILHLSGILMATWLVKNGAAYWLRLAGLSIAVFGGALCIAN, encoded by the coding sequence ATGACACTATCGTTGCGTATGCAATCGATCATCTTTTTTCCGCTACTGCTGGTGATGCCTGAGTTAGCTCAGGCTCATACGGGTATTGGAGAATTTTCCGGTCTGGCACATGGCATGCTTCATCCATTTTTAGGTCTGGACCACCTCGTGGCGATGATGGCGGTCGGGTTGTGGGCAACGCAGTTAGGCGGGCGTGCACTCTGGTTAGCGCCGAGTGTTTTTGTGCTGGTCATGGCGCTGGGCGGGATGTTTGGGGTGGCCGTTAATCCGCCGCACTTGATTGAGGGTGGCATCCTGGCCTCTTTACTTGTACTGGGGGTACTGATCGCGGCATCAATCCGCTTGCCTTTGTACGCCAGTTTGGCATTAGTCGCCCTGTTTGCACTCTTTCACGGTTACGCGCATGGTGCTGAATTACCGCATAGCGTGTCAGCGATGAATTATGTGCTGGGTTTTATGTTGTCGACCGCCATACTGCATTTGTCAGGTATTTTAATGGCAACATGGCTGGTGAAAAACGGAGCTGCTTATTGGTTGCGACTGGCAGGGCTGTCGATTGCCGTGTTTGGCGGCGCACTGTGCATCGCAAATTAA
- a CDS encoding ATP-dependent 6-phosphofructokinase encodes MAKYIGILTAGGDSPGLNAAIRGVGKAALNHYGMQMIGFRDGFRGLMENRTMRLEAADLSDILTRGGTLLGTSRDKPHRMPIGGKQMDMTDVIVGNYYDNHLDVLVCLGGGGTQKNALRLKERGLNVITLPKTIDNDIAMTDITFGFDTALGIATDAIDRLHSTAHSHHRIIVVEIMGHRAGWLALGAGIAGGADVILIPEVPYAVESVAEAIRERSRRGKSFSIVAIAEGALSLQEHATLAEVVKKRNASKHKEGKKAVVESAPELQYAEKTVRLAKQLELLTGLESRITILGHLQRGGIPSAADRLLSTRLGTACADLIDQGQFGVMVAARGDATQAVLLEEVAGKVKTVPQDHPWIQSARHLGISMGD; translated from the coding sequence GTGGCAAAATATATTGGAATTTTAACGGCTGGTGGCGACAGTCCCGGTCTGAACGCCGCAATCCGCGGTGTTGGCAAGGCCGCGCTTAATCATTACGGTATGCAAATGATTGGTTTTCGCGATGGCTTTCGCGGACTGATGGAAAACCGCACAATGCGGCTCGAAGCTGCTGATCTGTCTGATATTCTGACACGGGGTGGTACGTTGCTCGGCACCAGTCGTGATAAGCCCCACCGCATGCCAATCGGTGGAAAACAGATGGATATGACCGATGTGATCGTTGGAAATTACTACGACAACCATCTGGATGTGCTGGTTTGTCTGGGCGGTGGCGGCACACAGAAAAATGCCTTGCGTCTGAAAGAGCGCGGTCTGAACGTGATTACCCTGCCCAAGACCATAGACAACGATATCGCGATGACCGATATCACCTTTGGTTTTGACACGGCCTTGGGTATTGCCACCGATGCGATTGATCGCCTGCACAGTACGGCGCACAGCCATCACCGCATCATCGTGGTGGAAATCATGGGGCATCGTGCCGGCTGGCTCGCGCTGGGTGCCGGTATTGCCGGCGGTGCTGATGTGATCCTGATTCCGGAAGTCCCTTATGCTGTGGAAAGCGTGGCCGAAGCGATTCGTGAGCGCAGCCGTCGGGGAAAAAGCTTTAGTATCGTCGCGATTGCTGAAGGTGCGCTGTCTTTGCAGGAACATGCGACGCTGGCAGAGGTTGTGAAAAAGAGAAATGCCAGCAAACATAAAGAGGGCAAAAAAGCCGTCGTCGAGTCTGCGCCAGAACTGCAGTACGCGGAGAAAACGGTGCGTCTGGCCAAGCAACTCGAATTACTGACCGGACTCGAGTCAAGGATTACCATCCTGGGGCACTTGCAGCGTGGCGGTATTCCTTCTGCTGCAGATCGGTTGTTGTCGACGCGACTCGGAACTGCCTGTGCCGATCTGATTGATCAGGGACAATTCGGCGTGATGGTGGCGGCAAGGGGCGATGCGACGCAAGCTGTGCTGCTGGAGGAGGTGGCCGGAAAAGTTAAAACAGTGCCGCAAGATCACCCCTGGATACAGAGCGCCCGTCATTTAGGTATCAGCATGGGAGATTGA
- the hypA gene encoding hydrogenase maturation nickel metallochaperone HypA, producing the protein MHEMSLAENVLRLIEESARTQQFKRVRSVVLEIGKLSSVEPDAMRFCFDAVVADSIAQGARLEIIETRGEGWCTSCACTVPVAARYEPCPLCGAYQISITQGDAMRVKELEVE; encoded by the coding sequence ATGCACGAAATGTCGCTGGCAGAAAATGTGTTGCGACTGATTGAAGAGTCTGCGCGCACCCAGCAATTTAAACGCGTCCGTTCTGTGGTGCTGGAAATCGGGAAATTATCGTCTGTCGAACCCGATGCGATGCGCTTTTGTTTCGATGCGGTGGTCGCTGATAGCATCGCACAGGGGGCGAGGCTGGAGATTATCGAAACCCGGGGGGAGGGGTGGTGCACGTCGTGTGCATGTACTGTGCCGGTGGCGGCGCGCTATGAGCCTTGCCCCCTGTGCGGCGCCTATCAAATCAGTATCACACAAGGCGATGCGATGCGGGTTAAGGAACTGGAAGTCGAGTAG
- a CDS encoding Csu type fimbrial protein → MKTSNTLRLLTALALTVGFTTAQAATLTATLNNTTTVSSSCAMASGGGLAFGAYTSNQLTPLNATTTVTANCSLSTPYSISMDGGLHTGTAFPNVRALTSGALALAYFIRMDSQVGTLWGNNDVHGGVKSGTGTGVDQAYTVAGSISASQPASSGTYTDTVVATITY, encoded by the coding sequence ATGAAAACTTCAAATACCTTAAGACTGCTGACGGCGCTTGCATTAACCGTTGGTTTTACCACGGCGCAAGCGGCTACCCTCACCGCTACGCTGAACAATACCACCACAGTAAGCAGCAGTTGTGCCATGGCGTCAGGCGGTGGGCTGGCCTTTGGTGCCTATACCAGCAATCAGCTGACGCCCTTAAATGCGACGACGACGGTGACGGCCAATTGCTCGTTGAGTACCCCTTACAGCATCTCGATGGATGGGGGGTTGCATACGGGCACGGCATTTCCTAATGTACGCGCATTGACGAGCGGCGCACTGGCGCTGGCCTATTTTATTCGCATGGATAGTCAGGTCGGTACGTTATGGGGTAACAACGATGTTCACGGCGGGGTAAAGAGTGGTACCGGCACCGGTGTCGATCAGGCCTATACGGTGGCAGGCAGTATTTCAGCTTCACAGCCCGCCTCGTCAGGGACTTATACTGATACGGTGGTTGCTACAATAACTTATTGA